From the genome of Candidatus Micrarchaeia archaeon:
CTAATCCTTGAGCCCTTCGGAAGTGACTTTGAACACCCTTTCCCCATCAGGAAGGTTCGGGGAATCCACCAGCCTGGCTATGCGCTTGTCCTCCTTGCTTTTGCGCACGTAAACGCGGTAGGTTGCGGCGTGTGCGAGCACATGGCCGCCTATTGGCGTGGTCGGGTCTCCGAACATTATCGCAGGGTTGTCCATCACCTGGTTGGTCACATAAATAGCGAGGTTGTAGTTGTCCGCAAGGCGCTGGAGGAGATGGATGTGCTTGTTGAGCTTCTGCTGCCTGTCGCTCAGCGCTCCCCGGCCTATGTAATCGGCCCGGAAATGGGATGTGAGGGAGTCCACGATGAAGAGCTTCACGTTGTTCTCTTTTATCAGGGCTTCGGCCTTTTCGGCCAGAAGCATCTGGTGGTCCGAATTTTCGGCCCTTTGGATGTATATGTTCTTCAGCACTTCGTCGGGGTTCATGCCCTGGGCTTCTGCTATCTGGACTATGCGGTCAGGCCTGAACGTGCTCTCGGTGTCTATGAAAATGGCTTTTCCTCCGAGGCCACCCTGCTCGCGGGGTCTCTGCACGTTTACCGCGAGCTGGAACGCAACCTGCGATTTTCCGCTTGAAAATCTGCCGAAAAATTCGGTTATCGCCTGGGTTTCTACGCCCCCGCCGAGAAGGTCGTCAAGTTCCTTTGAGCTGGTTTTTATTTTCCCTATGTCCTGCCTCCGCTTCATCACCACGTCCGCGGTCTCGAATCCTATGTCAAGGGAGGATTTGGCTGTCTCGATCGCTTTTTTCGCGGCTTCCACGCCGAAATCCCCGACTTCCGCGAGCTCGTGGGGCGTCGCGGACGCTATGCTGGCCACGTCTTTGTAGCCAGCGGCCTTGAGCCTTTCGCTTGTCGCGGGGCCTATCCCAGGGAGGTCCTCCAAATCATCGTATTTCTTGTATTTCTGCTCTTTCTCGTCTTTTTTTTCAGCCGCCATTCAATTCACCATCCATCATTTTGCAATCAAAGCTCGCTCTGTTTGTCTCTTGGGGTGTTCGGGAAAACCAGTAATTTGAGGTCGCCGATTTTGAGAGTGTAAAACTCGTTTCCGTTCTTGCTCATGTTTTTCCACATCCCACCTACGCCCTTGAATATGGTCTTGCCATCCTTGTCGGTCATGGGCTGGACTACGCGCAAATCCGGCCTTCTTCCTGCAGAGCTTTCTGCCTGAGTTCCGGATTCACCAGTCGATTCGCTGGTTACTTCTTCAAAGTCTTCTTCTGCCATTCATATCACCTCAACCGCAAATGCGATTGTCTGTTCTTATATAAGCATATATAGTATATATTAATATAGGAAGGGGTGCTTTCCAGTGGCTTTGCGAATATCGAACAAAAACTAAATTAAAGTTCCTGGATAAATTGTGTGCATGCGAAGCAGGATGCTTTGGGCTGGTGCGCTTTTGCTTATTCTTGCTGCTGGATTCGTTCTGGGAAGCC
Proteins encoded in this window:
- the radA gene encoding DNA repair and recombination protein RadA: MAAEKKDEKEQKYKKYDDLEDLPGIGPATSERLKAAGYKDVASIASATPHELAEVGDFGVEAAKKAIETAKSSLDIGFETADVVMKRRQDIGKIKTSSKELDDLLGGGVETQAITEFFGRFSSGKSQVAFQLAVNVQRPREQGGLGGKAIFIDTESTFRPDRIVQIAEAQGMNPDEVLKNIYIQRAENSDHQMLLAEKAEALIKENNVKLFIVDSLTSHFRADYIGRGALSDRQQKLNKHIHLLQRLADNYNLAIYVTNQVMDNPAIMFGDPTTPIGGHVLAHAATYRVYVRKSKEDKRIARLVDSPNLPDGERVFKVTSEGLKD